In the Theobroma cacao cultivar B97-61/B2 chromosome 1, Criollo_cocoa_genome_V2, whole genome shotgun sequence genome, one interval contains:
- the LOC18613888 gene encoding NDR1/HIN1-like protein 12, whose translation MADQEQTQEQQPQKSKMNIDKLGSPPKSNPSRYSQGGAARFCCLCIFIFLLLAGATALTVWLVYRPHKPRFTVVSAAIYELNATSQPFISTSMQFTIVTRNPNRRVSIFYEKLQAYVSYRNQQITPPVDLPPLYHETKSTVALSPVLGSETVPASAEVVNGLMLDEAYGVVALRVVLLGKLRWKAGAIRTGKYGVYVKCDVWVGLKKGVVGQVPLLGAPPCKVDI comes from the coding sequence ATGGCAGACCAAGAGCAAACACAAGAGCAGCAACCTCAAAAATCCAAAATGAACATAGATAAGCTAGGTTCCCCTCCTAAATCCAACCCATCGAGGTACAGCCAAGGAGGCGCAGCCCGCTTCTGTTGCTTATGTATTTTCATATTCCTCCTCTTAGCAGGAGCCACAGCCCTGACAGTTTGGCTCGTCTACCGTCCCCATAAGCCTCGTTTCACTGTTGTCAGTGCTGCTATCTATGAACTCAACGCCACCTCGCAACCCTTCATTTCCACTTCCATGCAGTTCACTATCGTTACAAGAAACCCCAACAGGAGAGTCTCCATCTTTTACGAAAAGTTGCAAGCTTATGTTTCGTACAGAAACCAACAGATAACTCCTCCAGTGGACTTGCCACCACTGTACCATGAGACAAAGAGCACGGTGGCACTGTCTCCGGTGCTTGGTAGCGAGACGGTGCCGGCGTCTGCTGAGGTGGTGAATGGACTAATGTTAGATGAGGCTTACGGGGTGGTGGCGCTGAGGGTGGTGTTGTTGGGGAAATTGAGATGGAAGGCTGGTGCCATAAGGACCGGGAAGTATGGagtttatgtgaaatgtgatgTTTGGGTGGGCTTGAAGAAGGGTGTGGTAGGACAGGTTCCTTTGCTTGGGGCTCCTCCCTGTAAAGTTGATATATGA